In the genome of Deinococcus psychrotolerans, one region contains:
- a CDS encoding amino acid ABC transporter ATP-binding protein, with translation MTASLQKPALQPNAEPIIKAVDVHKNFGSFHALRGVNMTVQPGEVVVIIGPSGSGKSTFIRTINRLEEHDKGTIIVDGIELKEGQNLDAIRREVGMVFQSFNLFPHLTVLQNVALAPMRVRKTPKAHAEKQAMELLTRVGIEEQALKFPAQLSGGQQQRVAIARALAMEPKVMLFDEPTSALDPEMIKEVLDVMKGLARSGMTMLCVTHEMGFAREVADRLVFFDEGNIVEDTTPEEFYNNPKHERAKAFLSKVLGH, from the coding sequence ATGACCGCGTCCCTGCAAAAACCCGCTTTACAGCCCAACGCCGAGCCGATCATCAAAGCGGTGGACGTTCACAAGAATTTCGGCAGCTTCCACGCCCTGCGCGGCGTCAACATGACCGTGCAGCCGGGTGAGGTGGTGGTCATCATCGGGCCGTCGGGCAGCGGCAAATCCACCTTCATTCGCACCATCAACCGCCTCGAAGAACACGACAAGGGCACCATCATCGTGGACGGCATCGAACTTAAAGAAGGCCAGAACCTCGACGCCATTCGCCGCGAAGTCGGGATGGTGTTTCAGTCGTTCAACCTCTTTCCGCACCTGACCGTGCTGCAAAACGTGGCGCTGGCTCCCATGCGCGTTCGCAAGACGCCCAAAGCCCACGCCGAAAAGCAAGCGATGGAACTGCTGACGCGGGTCGGCATCGAGGAGCAGGCGCTCAAGTTCCCGGCGCAGCTCTCCGGTGGTCAACAGCAGCGCGTGGCGATTGCCCGCGCCCTGGCGATGGAACCCAAGGTGATGCTGTTTGACGAGCCGACCTCGGCGCTCGATCCCGAGATGATCAAGGAAGTGCTGGACGTGATGAAGGGCCTGGCCCGGTCTGGCATGACCATGCTGTGCGTCACCCACGAAATGGGCTTTGCCCGCGAAGTGGCCGACCGGCTGGTGTTTTTCGACGAGGGCAACATCGTCGAAGACACCACCCCCGAAGAGTTTTACAACAATCCCAAACACGAGCGGGCCAAGGCCTTCCTCAGCAAAGTGCTGGGCCACTAA
- a CDS encoding amino acid ABC transporter permease, translating to MTVKPSVQPSGGASLAWLSYFVPGLGQLLVGQTLYGVQFLAAAALVWAIAFPVLQGGSWDGRVLALIAIAALHLGAGITAAADHRRRQGAEFTYAAQQTYKRWSVIVASAVVLFIAGLLVRWIVTLPSWNEVQRNFLFLLIGRFRSEQFADEIWRLWGFGALVLGGGAAFLMTQLKAKFAWVPLVLGVVIGVVMLFPTISPQVNIGGLALSLILAILGIVGAIPLGLLFGVGRTNTLPVMRGLSTIYVELFRSLPFITVIFWFFIFVPYVLGEGTQFWAVVAALALFTGAYVAEIVRAGIQALPTGQAEAARALGLSGTQTMLQVILPQAVRNMIPPLVGQFISLFKDTSLVSIIGLIELAGAGRITANRVVTATFEIYLTVALLYFIFAYLLSLLARRLEAPAGAR from the coding sequence GTGCCGGGACTGGGCCAGTTGCTGGTCGGGCAAACCCTCTACGGCGTGCAGTTTCTGGCGGCGGCCGCGCTGGTGTGGGCCATCGCCTTTCCCGTCTTGCAGGGCGGAAGCTGGGACGGGCGGGTGCTGGCCCTCATCGCCATTGCCGCGCTGCACCTCGGCGCGGGCATCACCGCCGCCGCCGATCACCGCCGCCGTCAGGGTGCCGAGTTCACCTACGCCGCCCAGCAGACCTACAAGCGTTGGTCGGTGATCGTGGCCAGCGCGGTGGTGCTGTTTATCGCCGGACTGCTGGTGCGCTGGATCGTGACTTTGCCGAGCTGGAACGAGGTGCAGCGCAACTTCTTGTTCTTGCTGATCGGGCGCTTTCGTTCCGAGCAGTTCGCCGACGAGATCTGGCGGCTGTGGGGCTTTGGGGCGCTGGTGCTGGGCGGCGGCGCGGCCTTCTTGATGACGCAGCTCAAAGCCAAATTCGCCTGGGTGCCGCTGGTACTGGGCGTCGTAATCGGCGTGGTCATGCTGTTTCCCACCATCAGCCCGCAGGTCAACATCGGCGGGCTGGCGCTCAGCCTCATTCTGGCGATTCTGGGCATCGTGGGCGCGATTCCGCTGGGCCTGCTGTTCGGAGTGGGCCGCACCAACACCTTGCCGGTGATGCGCGGCCTGAGCACCATTTACGTGGAGCTGTTCCGCAGCTTGCCGTTCATCACGGTGATTTTCTGGTTTTTCATCTTCGTGCCCTACGTGCTGGGCGAGGGGACTCAGTTCTGGGCAGTGGTGGCGGCGCTGGCGCTGTTTACCGGCGCTTACGTGGCCGAAATCGTGCGGGCAGGCATTCAGGCGCTGCCGACAGGGCAGGCCGAGGCGGCGCGGGCGCTGGGACTCTCGGGCACCCAGACTATGCTGCAAGTTATTTTGCCGCAGGCGGTTCGCAACATGATTCCGCCGCTGGTCGGGCAATTTATCAGCCTCTTCAAAGACACCTCGCTGGTCAGTATCATCGGTTTGATCGAACTGGCTGGGGCCGGGCGCATCACCGCCAACCGGGTGGTCACGGCGACCTTTGAAATTTACCTGACGGTGGCGCTGCTGTATTTCATCTTTGCTTACCTGCTCTCGCTGCTGGCCCGCAGGCTGGAAGCGCCGGCGGGAGCGCGGTAA